The genomic stretch TATATTAAGCAATTCGGGTGTATGGTAATCGGAAGCCGTGAGATTACGGGAATAAGTTCTCAAGAAAATTATAATGTTGTATCAACAACTAAAGCTCAAAGGAACTATAATAAAAACATACCGGAAAACTCATATGTAATAGAACAGCTTAACATTGATGGGATCATTATTTGGCAATCATCTAACGGAGAAGTATTCCAAACTTCACCAAATACTGCGCCGATGAAAATTGCTGATTCTTTAGTTGAATATATACAGTCACTATAAAAAAATGGGCGAAGGTGAAACCAATCACCTTCGCCCGTAGAATTTATATATTAATTCATTGTAGACAAATTCTTCTGCTCGATTACGTTTAGTATGATAGCAGAAAACCTATCGATGTCCAAAATTTCATTCAGACAAGAGTTTTATGAAATCTTATTGCTTAATTTCGTTCTTAAAATAATAACAAGCTATATTTCTTATTTAATAATCATTATTAACATATTGTATCAAAATATTGGATGTGTTATAATATAAATTGGATTAATTGAATTTAGGGAGGTGCTCCTGTGGCACAAAGCAATTTGTTACCCGAAGAAAAAGCAAGGGTGAAAATAGATAGGCAATTAACTAACGCCGGATGGGATATTGTATCTCGGGATGAGTATGTTCCGAGGAGCGCGTCCGCTGTAAAAGAAGCATTGATGCAAGGCAATACCGAAAGTGATTATCTGCTGTTTGTTGACGATAAGGCGATTGCTGTTGTTGAAGCAAAGCGTGAAGAAAACCATCTCGGCGGTGACGTGCAAATTCAGGCGGAGGATTATGCCTGTAACCCACAGGATTGGTACGGTGTTTGGTTCCCAAATCAAATCCCCTTGGTATACCTTGCAAACGGCAATAAGATATACTTCAAGAATATGCTGCAACCGGACAGTGAATACATTGAGCTGAATGAAATGCATTCTCCGAAAAAGATGTTGAAGCTAATCGGTCAGGTATCGGAATATGGTGCTCTGCCACGCTTGGATAAGCGCGGGTTGCGTGATTGCCAGTATCGTGCAGAGATGAAGTTTGAAGAATCCATCAAAAACGGTGATAAGAAAAGCCTTGCGATTCTTGCAACCGGTTCCGGTAAAACGTATCTTGCTTGTTTAGCGACATATCGTCTTTTAAACTATACTAACGCCAAAAGAGTACTCTTCTTGGCGGATAGAAACAATCTTGCAAAGCAGGCTAAAACAGAATTCTGCACCTTCAATCGTACTGAAAATCAAGAAGAAATGAGCTCATTATATACGATCGAAAGGTTGAGAAAAGATTCTGATATAAAAGCAGATATCGTAATTTCCACGATTCAAAAGCTTTTTGCGGTTCTCACCGGTAAACAGCTCACCGACGACGACAGCGAAGATGCCGAAGATGAGAAAAATGCTGTAAAAGAAGAAGCAGAGGAATCCAAAACAATCCAGCTTGGCGATAGCCTTTTCCTGCCGTCCGATTATTTTCAACTCATCATTGTAGATGAATGTCACCGCTCGATTTATGGTAAGTGGAGAGCGGTTCTTGATTACTTCTCGGATGCTCACGTTCTAGGATTGACCGCAACACCGACTCCGGAGGCGTATGCGTTCTTCAATTACAATAAGGTTGAAGAATATTCATACGAAGATTCTGTTGTAGACGGCGTTAATGTTCCGT from Ruminococcus bovis encodes the following:
- a CDS encoding SMI1/KNR4 family protein, giving the protein MTDIIKVINSKDGVIHGKETNENEIKQAELELGLRFADDYRNYIKQFGCMVIGSREITGISSQENYNVVSTTKAQRNYNKNIPENSYVIEQLNIDGIIIWQSSNGEVFQTSPNTAPMKIADSLVEYIQSL